DNA from Campylobacter concisus:
ACAAAAATGATAAAAAACGCTATGAAAAATTTAACCAAATTTCTACGCATTTAGGGCTTTTACAAAAAATTTCTCAACTTCATCCATGCGTTTTTCAACTAAAGTTTGATTTTTGCCCTCAAGCAAAAGTCTGATCAAATTTTCAGTGCCAGAGTATCTAAAGAGTGATCTTATGCCCTCTTTTGCAAGGCTAGCCTCAAGCTCTTTTAGCCCCTCTATCTTATCAAGCGGCTTTTTCTCTGTAATCTTTAAATTTAGCAAAATTTGCGGATACGGCTTTAGCTCGCCAAAAATTTCACTAGCTTTTTTGCCTTTTTTAAGCATCATCGCAACAACTTGCATCGAAGTAACAAGTCCGTCGCCAGTCTTGGCGTAGTCGTTAAAAATGACGTGTCCGCTTTGCTCGCCACCAAAATTTATGCCATTTTCTTTCATCATCTCAAGCACGTATTTATCGCCTACGTTTGAGCGAAGTAGCTTGATCTTGTGAGCTTTTAGATAGTCATCAAGCGCGGCATTACTCATCACTGTAGCCACTATGGCACCGCCTTTTAGAGTCTTTTGCTCGTGCAAAAAAGCAGCCAGTGAGCCAAGTATCGCATCTCCATGCACTACTTCTCCGTTTTCATCGACCACGACAAGCCTATCAGCATCGCCGTCAAATGCAAAGCCGATGTCAGCACGAAGCCTTTTTACCTCACTTGCTAGATCTTCTGGATGAAGCGCGCCGCAGTTTTGATTGATATTGCTACCATTTGGCTCGTTGTTTATGACGATGACGTCAGCTCCAAGCTCGCTAAATACGGTTGGTGCGACCTTGTAAGCAGCTCCGTTTGCCACGTCTAAAACTACTCGTAAATTCTTTAAATTTAACTCTTTTGGGAATGAATTTTTGATCTGCACGATATATCTGCCGATAACATCGTCGATCCTCTTGTTTGCGCCGATCTCTGTCATCGTCTTTTGAGCGCTTGCGATGAGCTCATCGTCGTAGAAAATTTTCTCTATCTCAGCTTCTATCTTTTCATCTAGCTTGTTGCCAAAACTATCAAAAAATTTGATGCCGTTGTCGTAGTATGGGTTGTGTGAGGCGCTTATCATTATGCCAGCGTCACAGCGCATATTTTCTGTTAAAAATGCTATCGCAGGTGTTGGCATAGGGCCTATTTGAAGGACGTTGTAGCCAACTGCAGTTAGCCCTGCGACGATGGCAGTTTCGATCATATAGCCGCTTTTTCTAGTATCTTTTCCAACCAAAATCACATTTGTCGCTGAGGTCTTTCTAAAGTAAATTCCAGCAGCCATTGCAAGGCGCATAGATGTCTGAGCTGAAAGCTTTTCGCCAGCCTTACCACGAACTCCGTCTGTTCCAAAAAGTTTCATAAAATTATCCTTTTTATTATAAAATGGTGCTATTTTATCAGAAATTGTCAAATTTAAAATCTAAAATTTTATTTGTTTTAAAGCAGACTTAAATTCAGTTACAATTAAATATATTTTTCATATAATCACGGACTAAAATTATCAAAAAAGGTATATTATGGCAAACCATAAATCTGCTGAAAAAAGAGCTAGACAAACTATAAAAAGAACAGAAAGAAATAGATTTTACCGCACTAGACTTAAAAATATTACAAAAGCAGTGCGCGTAGCTGTAGAAGCTAAAGATCTAAATGCTGCAAATGAAGCTTTAAAAGTTGCTAACAAAAGTATTCACAGTTTTGTAAGTAGAGGCTTTTTGAAGAAACAAACTGCTGCTCGTCGTGTTAGTCGCCTTGCTCAATTAGTAAATACTCTAAAAGCTGCTTAATCTATTAAATTTTAATGTTTGCTGATAAACTTCATCCATTTTTGGATCGCTATGATGAAATTTCTACACTTCTAAGCGATCCAAATATAGCAAACGATATCGAAAAGATGACAAAGCTCTCAAAAGAGCAATCATCTATCGAGCCAGTCGCAACTGCTGCAAAAAAATATCTACAAATTCTAAATGATATCGACGAGAACAAAGCCCTGCTTGAGGACGCTGAGCTTGGCGAGCTTGCAAAAGACGAGCTTAAAAATTTAGAAATTTCAAGAGAGAAGCTTGAAGAAGAGATCAAAATTTTGCTTCTTCCAAAAGATCCAAACGATGATAAAAATATATTTTTAGAAATTCGCGCAGGTACTGGCGGCGATGAAGCGGCACTTTTTGCTGGTGATTTATTTAACGCATACATTAGATACGCAGAGCTTCGTGGATATAAATTTGAGATCGTTAGTCAAAGCGAGGGCAACACTGGTGGTTTTAAAGAGATCATCGTGCTTATAAAAGGCAAAGGCGCTTACTCTAGGCTAAAATTTGAAGGTGGCACACATAGAGTTCAGCGTGTGCCAGAGACTGAGAGCCAGGGCAGGGTGCATACTTCGGCTGTGACTGTGGCTATCATGCCAGAGGTCGAAGATAGCGAGATCGAGATCAATCCAAATGATATAAGAGTTGATGTTATGAGAAGCTCAGGTCACGGCGGCCAGTCGGTCAATACAACTGATAGTGCCGTTAGGATCACGCACATACCAACTGGACTTGTTGTGACAAACCAAGATGGCAAGAGCCAACACAAGAATAAAGAAGCTGCGATGAAGGTGCTAAAAGCTAGACTTTACGAGATGCAAGAGCAAGAGAGGCTTGCAAAAGAGACTAGTGAGCGAAAGAGCCAAGTAGGCACTGGAGACCGCTCAGGCAGGATAAGAACTTATAACTACCCACAAAACCGCATAAGTGATCACCGCATCAATTTAACTCTTTACCGCCTTGATGCTATCATGGCAGCGGGGCTATTTGACGAGATCATAGAGCCGCTCATCACTCACTATCAAGCTGAAGCTATGCTTGAAGCTGGCATTTAAACACCCTAACTTCTATTATTTCTAAACTCAAATTTATAAATTTCTCTTGTTTAAATTTAAAATTTAGAGTCGAATTTTATAAAAATAAGGTAAAGGTAATATTTTAGTAATATTTATTTGAAAAAATTATTTAAATTATTTTTGTAAATTTGACCTTATAAATAGCGTTATTTTAGCGTTTGAGAAGTTTTAAATTTTAATTTTTGATATTATAAAATTTCATATAACAATTTTAAGTTTGCATTAAAAATATTACTTTACAATGTCAAAACAATTTAAATCATAAAAAGGAAAAATATGTCACTAAGTGCAAGAAATCAACTAAGCGTTGAGATATCAGAAGTAAGAACAGGCGCGGTAAATTCGCTAATAGCTGGTAAAATCGCAGGTGGTGAGGTGCTAAAAGCAACTATTACGGTTGATAGTGAGAAAGCTCTTGATCTTAAAGTTGGCAAAAAAGCTATATTTTTATTCAAGGCTTCAAGCGTTATCGTTTCAAAAGATGACAGCATAAAACTTAGCGCAACAAACCAAATTAAAGGCGTTGTTAGCGAGATAAAAGACGGCGCTGTAAATGCTGAGGTTATCATCGACGCAAATGGCAGCAAAATTTCAGCTATCATCACTAGAGAGTCAGTTCAAAATTTAGCTTTAAAAGTAGGCGACAAAGTAACTGCTATCATTAAAGCAACTCAAATAATAGTTGGCGTTAAATAATTTCTCGGAGCAAATTTGCTCCGATCTCTCTTTAAACTAATATTTTTTATTAAGCTATAAAAGAAAATCCTCTCAAAAATCTAAAAAAATTGATCTATAAAAAATTTAATTCATATTCATTTCTGGCAAATTTTAAAATTTAAATTTCTAAACTTTATGCTAAATTTACTTTAAATGCCTATTTTACGTCAATCCAAAGTCAAATTTGGATAAAAATAGTGTCAATAAATATTACCAAACTACGCTCTAATCGCACTTAGCTTTAATAAAATTTAATTTTAAAAATTAATTAGACTATTTTAATAAAAAAATCGTATAATCTAGTTAGTGAATATCTTACTTCAAAGGAGAGAGCATGAAAAATTCAGGTTTATCTAGAAGAGATTTTGTCAAATTTAGCGCTATCGGTGCTACGGCACTAGGCATGGGCGCAACAAATTTAATGGCCACACCAATGAACGAAAAAGATGTCAAATGGGACGAGGAGTATGACGTAGTCATCATCGGCTCAGGCTTTGCAGCTCTTGCAGCTGGCGTGACATCAGCCAAAAAAGGCAACAAAGTCGTTCTGATCGAAAAAATGGGTCGCACAGGTGGCAACTCTGTCA
Protein-coding regions in this window:
- the rpsT gene encoding 30S ribosomal protein S20 produces the protein MANHKSAEKRARQTIKRTERNRFYRTRLKNITKAVRVAVEAKDLNAANEALKVANKSIHSFVSRGFLKKQTAARRVSRLAQLVNTLKAA
- a CDS encoding TOBE domain-containing protein; the protein is MSLSARNQLSVEISEVRTGAVNSLIAGKIAGGEVLKATITVDSEKALDLKVGKKAIFLFKASSVIVSKDDSIKLSATNQIKGVVSEIKDGAVNAEVIIDANGSKISAIITRESVQNLALKVGDKVTAIIKATQIIVGVK
- the glmM gene encoding phosphoglucosamine mutase encodes the protein MKLFGTDGVRGKAGEKLSAQTSMRLAMAAGIYFRKTSATNVILVGKDTRKSGYMIETAIVAGLTAVGYNVLQIGPMPTPAIAFLTENMRCDAGIMISASHNPYYDNGIKFFDSFGNKLDEKIEAEIEKIFYDDELIASAQKTMTEIGANKRIDDVIGRYIVQIKNSFPKELNLKNLRVVLDVANGAAYKVAPTVFSELGADVIVINNEPNGSNINQNCGALHPEDLASEVKRLRADIGFAFDGDADRLVVVDENGEVVHGDAILGSLAAFLHEQKTLKGGAIVATVMSNAALDDYLKAHKIKLLRSNVGDKYVLEMMKENGINFGGEQSGHVIFNDYAKTGDGLVTSMQVVAMMLKKGKKASEIFGELKPYPQILLNLKITEKKPLDKIEGLKELEASLAKEGIRSLFRYSGTENLIRLLLEGKNQTLVEKRMDEVEKFFVKALNA
- the prfA gene encoding peptide chain release factor 1; protein product: MFADKLHPFLDRYDEISTLLSDPNIANDIEKMTKLSKEQSSIEPVATAAKKYLQILNDIDENKALLEDAELGELAKDELKNLEISREKLEEEIKILLLPKDPNDDKNIFLEIRAGTGGDEAALFAGDLFNAYIRYAELRGYKFEIVSQSEGNTGGFKEIIVLIKGKGAYSRLKFEGGTHRVQRVPETESQGRVHTSAVTVAIMPEVEDSEIEINPNDIRVDVMRSSGHGGQSVNTTDSAVRITHIPTGLVVTNQDGKSQHKNKEAAMKVLKARLYEMQEQERLAKETSERKSQVGTGDRSGRIRTYNYPQNRISDHRINLTLYRLDAIMAAGLFDEIIEPLITHYQAEAMLEAGI